Sequence from the Bacillus sp. es.036 genome:
GCTGCCCTCGAAGTGATTGGAGGAAAGTGGAAGGTCGTCATACTCTGTCACCTAATCGAAGGCACGAAGCGCACGGGTGGACTAAAAAAATTAATGCCTGGCATTACGCAAAAGATGCTAACACAACAGCTCCGTGAATTAGAAGATGATGGTGTGATTTTAAGAAAGGTGTACAATCAGATTCCACCAAAAGTTGAATATTCACTGACTGACTACGGATGGTCTTTAAAAGAAATACTTGATTCACTTTGCTCATGGGGAGAGCAGCACATCGAAAAAACTTATCCTTGCAAAGAAGATGTGCTCTTACAACCTGAAGAACGAGATACAATGAAAGCTTAATTCAAAAAACGGTCGGCACGTACAAACGTGCCGACCGTTTTTTATCTTCGAGCTGATGTCAATTTATCTGGTGAAGGTAACCATCGATCGAATGCCAGCAGTTTCGAGAAAAACGGCATGGCGAATACTGTAGAAACGAACAGCGTAAAGATCAAGATAAATGGTATCCCCCACATAGTCGCAATGACTTCAGATGACTGTTGTTCAAGGAACCATTTAATGACAAATCCATGGAACAAATAAATCGCAAACGTTCTGGATCCTAATGGTGTAAAGACAATTGGTCCTTCTGGAATCACCGAAAAGAACAAAAACATAACAATCGCCGTTCCAATATAATAGGTGAGGCGAATCAACAAGTCTGTGCTTGATTCATACACATACGTACCGTAAAGGAGATCAGCTAGTCCTTCAATTTTGTATAAATAAAACAGTAAAAACAATCCGCCAAGTACCACGGGAGCAATCCATTTCATATATGGGAAGCGGATCGGCTTCTTTTTACGCCCCATTACCATGCCAAGTACGAAGAACGGTAAGAAAACGAAGAGTCGGTCAAGTGATAGAAATCTTTCAACATCAAAGTAACCAACAACGAGGCCAGCCCCGATACTTAAAGGTAGCAAAACACTTGTCTTCATTTTAAGCAATATAGGTGATATCAGCTTATATGCAGCGATACATAATAAAAACCACATGGCCCATCTTGGGGTTAAAAACTCAATTGCAAATGATTTTTGATACAGGTTTGTGTAATAAATTGAATAAACGACCTGGAAAATGACATAAGGAAGCAAAAACGTCGTGAACACTTTCCAAAAATATTTTGTGCCAGATGCCTTTCTAGTGAAATAGCCAGCTAAAAAAATAAAAGCAGGCATGTGAAAAATAAAGATGACATGATACAAACTGTAAATAAAACGAGAGTCATTAATAAATGGCGTTAGCAGGTGACCACCGACTACTAACAATATTAAGATAGCTTTACTATTATCGAAGTATGCAATACGTTCTGACACGAAAAACAACCTCCTCAAAGGATTGAAAGACCATATCGTCCTTCTCTATATACCCTCATTTTCATATTTTCATCCTTTATATTGGTTAGTTATTCGCACCTTGACCGCATAATTCTGTCAATCTCACCAAAAGAAAGAATATTCCAACACTATTTTTGGTCATAAACACAACCTTTTTACTACCTAAATCCAGGTCTATTGACTCAAATTAGTATGAAAACGGTTGAATTAATAGAAAAATATATTTTTTCTGAATAATCCCATTGTTTTTTTGTGCCCAGATGAGTAGAATGAATGTTATATTTTCACACATACAAAAGGAAAAAGGAGGCGGGAGACATGATCACATTTGTCGGAGCCATTTGTTTATTGATTGTTGGGTATTACGTTTATTCTAAGGTGGTTGAACGAATTTTCGGCATTGACGATGATCGTGAGACGCCTGCATATACAAAGCAAGATGGCATGGATTATATGCCGATGAGCTGGTGGAAAGGAAGTTTGATTCAACTTTTAAATATCGCTGGTCTTGGTCCAATCTTTGGTGCAGTGCTTGGAGCACTATACGGGCCTGTTGCTTTCATCTGGATTGTCGTTGGCTCAATCTTCGCAGGAGCTGTTCACGATTATTTCTCAGGTATGATGTCACTTAGGCATAATGGGGAACAGTATCCTTCACTAGTAGGACGCTACCTTGGAAAAGGGGCAAAAGGAACGATTAATATTATTTCGATCGTTTTGATGATTCTTGTTGCTGCTGCTTTTACAGCTGGTCCTGCCCAGCTAATGGCGCAAGTAACGCCACTTAGTTTTACGATGAGCTTGATACTCATTTTTGCTTATTTTGTACTGGCAGCCATTTTACCTGTAAATAAAATCATCGGTCGAATTTATCCGATTTTCGGGGTTATTCTTATCGTGATGGCTGTATCTATCGCAATTGGATTATTCTTTATGGACAATCCTATTCCAAATTTAACTTTTTCAAACTTGCATCCGGATAATTTGCCGCTATGGCCACTCTTAATGATTACCGTATCGTGCGGAGCAATCTCAGGATTCCATTCGACTCAAAGTCCAATCATTGCAAGAACAATGAAACGTGAAAGCGATGGAAAGAAAGTCTTTTATGGAGCGATGATTGCAGAAGGAGTAATTGCTCTTATCTGGGCGGCGGCCGGAATGACTTTCTTTGGAAGTACAGGTGGACTTCAGGGAGCCCTTGCGGCTGGAGGACCGTCCGGAGTCGTAAACGAAATAAGTTCTTCCTTACTTGGTACATTTGGTGGCGTTCTTGCGATTGTGGGTGTTATTATTCTTCCAATCACAACTGGCGATACGTCCCTTCGGTCTTCTCGTATGATGCTTGCTGATTTATTTACTAAAAAAGAGACATCAAAAGCTGCTGATGGCAAAGGAAAGACGCTTCTTTTAACAGCAGCTGTTGCAACACCGACATTTCTATTAACGCAGATTGATTATACGTTTTTATGGCGATACGTTGGTTTTACAAATCAACTCGTGGCTACTGTCATGCTTTGGACAGCAGCGATGTACCTTGTAAAAAAACAAAAGTTCCATTGGATTTGTAGTTTGCCTGCACTCTTCATGACAATGACGGTATCAACATATCTTTTCCTTGCACCAGAAGGGTTTCAACTTCCATACAACATCTCAATGGTCTTTGGTGGCATCATTACTTGTTTTACAGCGGGATGGTTTGGTTATCAATTATGGAAAGCCCGCAAAAGAAAAATGGTTACAATCGAACAAGTGGCATAGAGAAAAGCAGCCTTCCTTTTCAGCTAGAAAAAGGAAGGCTGCTTTTTTGGTTGCGTATCGTAAATGGTAAGTTTGTTCTTAATAGATTTACGTTCTTTCGGATTGGGGATAAACGCTGGCTTCCCAATATGAAGCATCCCAACGATCACGTCACCAGGCTCAAGTCCCATCGCTTCTCGAAAGATAGGATCGAAAATAAATCCGTTTGTTTTCCATACAACGCCTAATCCTTTCGCCCAGGACAGTAGCTGTATATTTTGAATGAATGCACACGTAGCCGCAAAATCTTCATGACGCTCTTTTTCAGTCGTAGCCGCTTTCACCGTCACAAGAAGATGAATCGGTATGTTACGAATGAATTGATTGATCTTTTCCTTTTTCTTTTCCGCTTTTTCTTCATCAAATTCTGTGCGGGCAATACTTTCTTGGATATGCTCAATGAGGTGTCCTTTGCCGTCACCCTTATATAACATCACTTCCCACGGTTCTCTTAGTTTATGGTTTGGCGCCCATTTCGCATCTTCCAGAATGTCTACGATTGTATGTAATGGGATATCGTCGGGTTGAAATTTGCGAATCGTTCTTCTTGAAACAATTGTATGTTGAATCGTATCATTCATTTTTTATAAGCACCCTTTCTTAAGACAAATGGTAGACCCGTGCCTTTTAAACTCATCATACCTCCATTCTATTGATAATGATTATCAATGTCAAACAAAAAAAGAAAGCCTATGAGAGACTTTTCTTTTCTTGATGATAATTTGCAACGAGCTGATCCATTACTCTACTCGTTCTAATGGCCGTGTTTCCAGTGCTTGGTGTTTGTCCTATACCGTTTAGCTCATTGACAATAGTCTGAATTAACGGCTGTTGAACATGTTCAGGATACACCACTTCAATTTCACGTTCACCTGACTCAGTTTTGAGAATGATTGGACGTTCTTGAAGTGTTGAATAAACGATTGATCCTTTATCACCAACGATTTCATTTAAATCTTCATTTTTGTAAGATTGAAAACACCACTGCCCTGTGCCGTGTACACCTGATTGAAAAACATAAGTGCCTGATACGATGTCTTCTGCTTCATAAAGACCGCCTTGATTACTCGCAAAACCATCCGCTTGTTCAATAGGACCAAACAGATAGTCAAGAAAATCAAGCGTATGACTGGCCAGGTCGAAAAAGTGACCCCCACCTGAAATTTCCGGTTTCACTCGCCAGGGAAGATCACCTTGTAATTCTTGTTCAGAAGCTTTCTTATGATGCACGGTCCTTACAAATCGAACATTACCGATCTCCTCATTCTCCAACAACTCTTTTACTTTCAAAAGAGCAGGCATCGCTCGACGATAAAAGGCAACGAATAAAGGCACATCGTTGGAACGGCATGTGTCGATCATCTCCTGACATTCTGCTGTGTTTAATGCCATTGGTTTCTCAACATACACCGGCTTCCCAGCTTGGGCTGCAAGAAGCGTATATTCTTTATGAGTCGACGGTGGTGTCGCGATGTAGACAGCGTCCACTTCGTCATCCTGAATCAATTGTCCCGCATTTGTATACCACTTTGGCACTTCGTGTCTCCTAGCATAATCTTGAGCTAGCTCTGAATCACGGCGCATAACCGCCACAAGCTCTGAATACTCTGCTTTTTGGAACCCCGGTCCGCTTTTCTTTTCAGTAACATTCCCGCAACCAATGATCCCCCAACGAATGGTTTTCATGTAAGCCCCCTAGCTAAAAGTTTTTTCTCCTCAATTTCATGCTCCTTAAATTCGTTTACTTCATCTTTAATTCGCATCATTTTCGCATCAAGGTAATGAACGATTTCTGCCGCTTCTTTTAATTCATTGCTTAATTTATCCGGGATCTCCCCTTCAAACTTATAGTAAATCTTGTGCTCTAAACTTGCCCAGAAATCCATGGCGATGGTACGCAATTGAATTTCCACTCTCACAAGTTCTGGTCCTTTCGATAAGAAAACGGGAATTTCAACGATCAAATGCAAGCTTTTGTATCCATTTGGTTTTGGATTTTTCACGTAATCTTTTACATCAATCAGTCGGATATCGTCCTGACTTTCAATCATGTCATAAATACGATAAATATCATTAGTAAAAGAACAGGTTACGCGCACGCCTGCAATATCATTAATATGTTGCTTTACATTTTCAGTCGTAACTTCTAGTCCTTTACGTTCTAGCTTTGCCATAATGCTTTCTGGTGATTTTATTCGTGATTTCACGTGTTCAATTGGATTATGCTGATGAACAAATTGAAATTCATCATTTAAAATTGTTAGTTTAGTGTTAATTTCATCGAGCGCAAATTTATAAATGAACAAAAAATTCTTCCATTCTTCTATTCGTTCTTGGAATTCCTTCTTCATGTTCAAATCATCCTTTCACCTGTTACCGTACCATACTTTTATGAACGGCGTATGAACGGACTTTGACGAACTCGGAACAAATGCCAACGTTGATATGGTAAGATATAATGAAGGGAGGTAAATAATGGATAAACCAAAATTTCATTTTCTAATTATCATAAACCTTTTCATAAGCGCGCTTGCCATGGCCTTGTATGCATTCACTATGTATCAGGATCAAAAGGTAGGATATTCCTTCACCTTTGTCACCCTTTGCTTTTTTTTCATTGTATTGGCGATTTATGGCGTGATAAGAAATCAAAAGCTTCGCGCGAACGATAACCATTAAGGCTTCATTGACAATAAAGAACAGAAGCTTTGTAAAAATAAGCTTCTGTTCTACTTATACTCACCGCTCCTAGCCGATAAAGACAAGGCCAAGCGAAATCGCCACACCGCTTACAATCAATACGATGAAGCAATACCCCATAATGTCCTTTGCCTTTAACCCTGCAATTGCAAGGGCTGGTAAAGCCCAAAACGGTTGGATCATATTTGTCCACGCGTCTCCCCATGCTACAGCCATCGCTGTTTTTGGAATCGATACCCCTAATTCCTTTGCGGCATCAAGCATGATCGGTGCTTGGACCGCCCATTGCCCTCCACCAGACGGTACAAAGAAATTCACAATGCCCGCGCTTAAAAACGCAAAGAACGGAAACGTAAATTCATTTGAAATCGAAACAAAGCCCTGTGAAAGCTGAGCAGCTAGTCCAGAAGCCACCATCATTCCCATAATACCTGCGTAGAAAGGAAACTGAATGATGATCCCACTCGCTCCCTTCACCGCATCACTTACAGCTTCTAGAAAATGGCGGGGTGTTCCATGAAATAGGATTCCTAGAAAAAGAAAACCAAAATTGACGATGTTCAGATTCAATTCAAATCCTGCATTCACAAAATAATAAACCAAATAGGCGAGCCCAACAATTGAAATAACCAAAGAAATGATGCGACTATTCTCAAGTCTTTCGGCTGGCGTTAATTCTTCTTCAAGACTCGCCGCCTCTACGTGCCCTTTTTCAAGCAAGTTTGGATCAATATGTACACGCTCATCTTCTGAAGGTGACATGAAATAATTGATAATAGGTAAAAGAAGAAAGAGAGACGCTACAATCATTAAATTAAACAAAGAAAAAATCGTTTCATTCGTTGATACAATGCCGATCAAATCAGCTGTAAAATGATCAGGCGTGGCAATGGTAAGTGGGATGGAACCAGCAAGCCCGCCATGCCACACAAGAAAACCACTATAAGCACTCGCAATCAGCAAACGGTAATCGACCTTCTTCACCTGTCTCGCAAGTTCTTTCGCATAGAGCGCTCCAATAACAAGACCAAATCCCCAGTTGATCCAGCTTGCAAGCAGAGATACGAGTGTGACGTATACGATCGCTTGCCCCGGTGTTTTCGCTCTTTTTGCAAGAAAATGTAGACCCTTCTTAAAAAGTGGACTACTTGCGAGTACATAACCAGTGACAAGAACAAGCACCATTTGCATGGAAAAAGCAAGTAAACTCCAAAAACCTTCTCCAAAGTATTGAACCATCTGAACTGGTGAACTTCCGGTAAAAATCATTCCGAGAGCAAATACAACGAACGTTAGAATGATCACAAACAAAAACGGATCTGGCAAATACCGTTGCATGATCCGATTTGATAATGAGATGGAAGCTTTAAGCATACATTCAACTCCTTTATGTAATAAGGTACTTCAACTTCATTCGGTAACAATTCTCCTGTTTCCTCCCAAAAAAGAAAACGTTTTCAAAATAAAAATTTCTTATAAATAAAAGAAAGAGCCGCAGTATTGCGACTTTACTTTTCCCTTTCCTCCAAAAAAGCTTGAACCATATCAACATAAGGTTGAGTGAAATAACGGTTGTAATGAATCGTTGAAAGTCGTATTGGATCTCCAAAGAAAAAACGTTCAAATTGCGTTTGTCGGGAGCCAAATGCACTCATCCCAAAATCCCACGCCATTCGAAATAGCTGCACGCGTTCTTTTGCATTGATGTTCGCGCCTTGAAGATATTTCGCCAAATCTTCTTGAATGCCTGAATTAAAGTCCTTCTCCGTAGGAATTGAAATCAGCCCACTGGCACCAAGTAGTTGTATGATCTCAATTAATCTTGGATAAACACCGGAAAAATATTGAATGGCAGCCTTCAATGGCTGACTCTCCGGAACAAGCGTACCATATTGATTTAACCGACTATTGACTTCAGAAGCGACTAGCAGTGCTTTCATAATTTCAAGCGTCGTGATAATTTCACTCATTTTTAACTTAATATGCTCGTACTCTTGAATTTGAATGGCTTCTCCCATTAACTCACATAGTCCAAGAATATATTCTACCTTTACTACCTGCCTGCACACAGCTTGAAATTGTAAGAACGTGTACATACCAGTCGCTTCTTCCATCTCTCCGACAATTTGAGCATCTTTATAAAGAAAGACACATTCCCAGGGGACTAAAACATCCTCAAATACGACGATTGAATCAATTTCCTCAAATTGTGAAGCGAGAGGATGATCAAATCGGGAATCACGATAGCAAAACGATTCCCTACAGATGAATTTCAGTCCTTCGGTGTCAGAAGGAATCATAAAACCGAATAAATAAGCATCATCCAATGTGTAGCCTCCTGCAGGTAGAACGAGTAGTTCATCTGTTAATCCCCCCTGGGTAGCTAACAATCTCGCACCTTTAATGACGATTCCTTCTTCTTTTTCCTCAACTACTTTGGCTGCTGTGACATTCGTATCATCAAAGTACTGACCAGCCGATCGATTAACCTGTGGATTAATAAACGTATGTGTGATGGACAAATCTTTCTCTCTTGCTTTTTCATATAATCTCTTAATGTTATCTCCAAAAGCTTTCTGATCTCGTGCAAAATGCGGTGCTGCATACCCAAGCGTCATAAGTAGTGTATTCATATAATCCGGTGACCTTCCCATCAGTCCTGCACTTAATCTTGCCCACTCCTGAGTTGCCAAGCGGCGATTCGTGAGATCTTCAACCGACGTAGGCTGATGATAAGAAAAACTATAGTCTCCTTTACAATCAAGTGTTGAATATCGAAACAACTTTTGATTAGCAGGCTGACATTGATAATCATAAAGAGCGGCTTTGCTTTTTAAAATGCCTTTAAAAGGCGCCAGTTCCGATAATTTGCCTGAACACCGTCCTCCTTCAATCCATACTTCATTTTGGAGCGCGTCAATTCGTTCAATATACTCTTTTCCGTTAATCATGCCGTCTCCCCTTTTCATAAAACTACTTATTAAACTATGCAACAGTTGCATAAGAATGTAGTGCTTATGCCTTCTTCATGAAAGATTGTAATAAGAATGTGGTTTTTATCCCATACTTACTGATAGGGGTTTTCAAGTCGACTCTTTTGTGGAACAATAGACACAGCCTTTTGAAAGGAGCATGTGAATTGCGTAAATTAACTTACCTATTTATAACAGGTTTATTAATCGTAGTATTAGCAGCCTGTGGAGGAAATGAAGAGAGCAGTAATGACAAAAAACAAGAAGATACAAAGACAGAAGAAAAAGCCGGTGAGCAAGAGCAACCGGAAGTTGATGAAATCGATGCAGACAAAGTAGTAGCGACCGTCAACGATAAAGAAATTAAAGGGGAAGAATTTAATGCCCTTTATACTCAAAGCCAAATGCAATATGTGCAAATGGGTCAGGAAGTACCAAAAGATCAGCTAGATCAAATGAAAAAACAAGTCGCTGAAAGCATGGTTGGTCAGGAACTGATCCTTCAAGCGGCTCAAGAAGAAGGCATTAAAGCTTCCGATGATAAAGTTAAGGAAGAGCTTGAGAATGTCAAAAAAGGCTTTGAAGATGAGAAAAAATTCGAAGCAGCACTTAAAGAAAGTGACATGACGATGGAAGATCTTGAAAAAGAAATCGCGAAAAACATTCAATATACGAAGTACATTGATCAAGAAATTAAAGTTGATGAAGTAAGCGAAGAAGAAATGAAAGAATACTATGAGAAGGCAAAAGAACAGGGTAGTTCTGAAGAAATGCCAGCTTATGAAGATGTGAAACCTCAGATCAAAGAAGGTCTAGAAGGTGAACAGAAAAATAAGAAAACGCAAGAACTGATCGACAAACTTAAAAAAGATGCTGATGTTAAAATCAACATTTAAGTTCCTCGGTGAAAAGCCACTAGCGAAATTACTCGCTGGTGGCTTTTTGATTGTCGTAAAGATGGTCTTCAAGCTGACTTCGAATCTCATCTGGAATCGGCATGCTTTTTTGGACATCAAAATGATAGTTCACGTAAGTCGCGCTTCCTTTCACACAAATGCTCTCGTTCTGATGAATTTCCTCATAGACTTCAAAGCTTGTTCGACCAATTCGCTTAATCCATGTGTAAACAGTTATCGGCGTTCCATAATAAATTTGAGACATGTACTCTGCATTCATTTTTAAAAGAACGCAGTGCCAGTCATGGAAACTTAAATCTGGGTTAAACAAACGAAAGATCGGATCGCGACCAGATTCAAACCATACCGGAATGACCGTATTATTAATGTGTCCTGCTCCGTCTGTTTCTGAGACTCTTGGATCGATTACTTTCTGATACATAAAGCACCTCCTATTGTTTGACTAATTCGCTACGTTGAAGTGCTCTTCCTTTTTATAAGTAGGATGTTCATACGATTAAGAAGAAATGTGGCATTTCATGACGAACGACCGTTCTTTGTTATTCCTCCTCATGCCGTTATACTAGACGTAGATAGACAAGTACTGACTTACTTTAAAGGAGAGTGAAAGCTATGAAGCACCACCCGATTCCTTATTTCTCATTTGAAGGCACAGCGCGTGAGGCTTTGGAATACTACAAGGAAGTCTTCGAAGGCGAAATAACCGATGTTCAAACGTTTGGAGAAGCAAACTTCGAAACGCCACCAGAACTGGACGATCACATCATGCATGCACGCTTTAAAAAAGATGACCTATTTTTCATGGTTTCCGATGTTTTTTTGAATCAAAACGTAACTGTAGGGAATAACATCTCTCTTGCACTCGAACTGGATAGCGCTGAAGAAATAGAGTCGCTCTATGCCCGCCTGAAAGAAAAAGGAACTGTATATATGGAGCTTCAAGATACCTTCTGGGGAGCAACGTTTGCGAAAGTAAAGGATGCCTATGGGGTGATTTGGGATCTTAATTTTGAGAAACCTGGGTCTTCTAACTAGTGATGGAGGTCCGCCATGGGTGTGTGGCGGGCTTTTTGTTGTTGTCGGAACTTTTTTAGAGAGTTGGGCGGGTTTTGCAAGATGCCAGGGGTGTCGCGGAAGGCCCAGACGTGGCTTGGAAAGGGTTTATTGGCCAAATTACTATTTTATTGGCTAAATCCAGAATATATTGTCCAAATCTGAGTTTTATTGGCCAAAATCGAAATTTATTGGCTAAACCTGTTCAAATCCACTTCTAAAAAGTACTTTCTCCCTTTTTTGATACCCTCACACTGAAGGTTCATCGCTCTTAACATTTTTGATGTAGCAGAGACGGAATCCATCCTCAAAAACCGCCTCGCCTCTTGATTCGTAATTTCTCTAGACACAAGTAGCGCATATTCTTGAAGCGCTCTTAAGTGGGCATTCCTAGAATAAGCACCGCAAGTTTCGCAAAACCACCTCCCGTGCAATCTCTGCATAGCCAGACGAGCACACGCTGGACAAGCAACACCAACAATCAATTCGTCCGGAGAAATTGAAAATCGCTTCAGCACGTCTCGGTCAAGGGGCTCATGTAACTTAACAAGAATACGCCCTAACTTTCGTACATCCTTCACCATCAATCGCTCATCACCATACCTCTTATCCAGTAGCTTCACTTTTGTCGGAAGAAACTCACCCCGAATCACTTTTGAAGAAATGAACTGAACCTCCTCTGTCGCTTTAAGGACCGCTCTGCGGTTAGCGACAACAATAAGCGTTTCAATCGGTACTTCTGGGATATTCATTTTTTGAAGCAAAGCTCGAAGTTGGGCGCGCTGCCGCTCCACCTGAGTGAGGGGGTTAGGAAAGGCTTCTTCTTTTGTGTCGGAAATGCGAATCAGCTGGTTGAAGATGGGATCAAACATAAGAGTGCCTGAGATATTTTTCACTTCAAGAATGAGAAGATAGTGCTGAGTCACAACAAGCGTATCTATTTGAAAATAATGGACGCCGTCAAATAGACGCAAGTCATGATAGATCGAAAACCGCTTATCGTCTAAAAAACTTAGCGGGAAATTTAGAGATTTCTCACCTGAAATTCCTGCATGGTACATGGCAATTTGCTCCTTCACTTCTTCAATGCGCGAATGATAGGATGGAAGCCGGTTTAGTAAAAGGCTTAATTTGTGGAGATGATGCGGGGGATCATGATCTTTCTTAATCAAAGGGAGACACTCTCCTCTGGATTTTATTTTCTACCTATACGAATTCATTCTCCACTAATTCATTATTTCCTTTGCTCAATAAAATGAAAAAGCCAGTTCCTCCACATAGAAGGAAGCTGGCTTTCGCACTACCATTTACTCAAGATCAAGATCTGTTACTGCACCTTTTGCGGATGAAGAAACGAGTCTTGCATATTTACCGAGAATACCTGTCTTATATCGAAGTTCAGGGCGTACCCATTCAGCACGGCGACGCTCGAGCTCTTCGTCTGTTACATCAAAATTGATTTGTTGCTTGTCACTATCAATGGTAATCGTGTCGCCTTCTTTCAAGAGGCCGATCGGTCCACCAACAAACGCTTCTGGTGAGACATGACCGATCACAAACCCGTGCGATCCGCCTGAGAAGCGTCCGTCTGTCATAAGAGCAACTTTCCCATTCAATCCTTTACCAACAATCATGGAAGTAATGGAAAGCATTTCCGGCATACCAGGTCCGCCTTTAGGACCTACATTACGAATAACGACAACGTCACCTTCTTTAATATCATCCGCTTCGATTGCTGCCGTTGCTTCTGCTTCGTTATTATAAACA
This genomic interval carries:
- a CDS encoding winged helix-turn-helix transcriptional regulator — translated: MKKYNIPVEAALEVIGGKWKVVILCHLIEGTKRTGGLKKLMPGITQKMLTQQLRELEDDGVILRKVYNQIPPKVEYSLTDYGWSLKEILDSLCSWGEQHIEKTYPCKEDVLLQPEERDTMKA
- a CDS encoding acyltransferase family protein, yielding MSERIAYFDNSKAILILLVVGGHLLTPFINDSRFIYSLYHVIFIFHMPAFIFLAGYFTRKASGTKYFWKVFTTFLLPYVIFQVVYSIYYTNLYQKSFAIEFLTPRWAMWFLLCIAAYKLISPILLKMKTSVLLPLSIGAGLVVGYFDVERFLSLDRLFVFLPFFVLGMVMGRKKKPIRFPYMKWIAPVVLGGLFLLFYLYKIEGLADLLYGTYVYESSTDLLIRLTYYIGTAIVMFLFFSVIPEGPIVFTPLGSRTFAIYLFHGFVIKWFLEQQSSEVIATMWGIPFILIFTLFVSTVFAMPFFSKLLAFDRWLPSPDKLTSARR
- a CDS encoding carbon starvation CstA family protein, with the translated sequence MITFVGAICLLIVGYYVYSKVVERIFGIDDDRETPAYTKQDGMDYMPMSWWKGSLIQLLNIAGLGPIFGAVLGALYGPVAFIWIVVGSIFAGAVHDYFSGMMSLRHNGEQYPSLVGRYLGKGAKGTINIISIVLMILVAAAFTAGPAQLMAQVTPLSFTMSLILIFAYFVLAAILPVNKIIGRIYPIFGVILIVMAVSIAIGLFFMDNPIPNLTFSNLHPDNLPLWPLLMITVSCGAISGFHSTQSPIIARTMKRESDGKKVFYGAMIAEGVIALIWAAAGMTFFGSTGGLQGALAAGGPSGVVNEISSSLLGTFGGVLAIVGVIILPITTGDTSLRSSRMMLADLFTKKETSKAADGKGKTLLLTAAVATPTFLLTQIDYTFLWRYVGFTNQLVATVMLWTAAMYLVKKQKFHWICSLPALFMTMTVSTYLFLAPEGFQLPYNISMVFGGIITCFTAGWFGYQLWKARKRKMVTIEQVA
- a CDS encoding nitroreductase family protein gives rise to the protein MNDTIQHTIVSRRTIRKFQPDDIPLHTIVDILEDAKWAPNHKLREPWEVMLYKGDGKGHLIEHIQESIARTEFDEEKAEKKKEKINQFIRNIPIHLLVTVKAATTEKERHEDFAATCAFIQNIQLLSWAKGLGVVWKTNGFIFDPIFREAMGLEPGDVIVGMLHIGKPAFIPNPKERKSIKNKLTIYDTQPKKQPSFF
- a CDS encoding Gfo/Idh/MocA family protein, which encodes MKTIRWGIIGCGNVTEKKSGPGFQKAEYSELVAVMRRDSELAQDYARRHEVPKWYTNAGQLIQDDEVDAVYIATPPSTHKEYTLLAAQAGKPVYVEKPMALNTAECQEMIDTCRSNDVPLFVAFYRRAMPALLKVKELLENEEIGNVRFVRTVHHKKASEQELQGDLPWRVKPEISGGGHFFDLASHTLDFLDYLFGPIEQADGFASNQGGLYEAEDIVSGTYVFQSGVHGTGQWCFQSYKNEDLNEIVGDKGSIVYSTLQERPIILKTESGEREIEVVYPEHVQQPLIQTIVNELNGIGQTPSTGNTAIRTSRVMDQLVANYHQEKKSLS
- a CDS encoding GTP pyrophosphokinase codes for the protein MKKEFQERIEEWKNFLFIYKFALDEINTKLTILNDEFQFVHQHNPIEHVKSRIKSPESIMAKLERKGLEVTTENVKQHINDIAGVRVTCSFTNDIYRIYDMIESQDDIRLIDVKDYVKNPKPNGYKSLHLIVEIPVFLSKGPELVRVEIQLRTIAMDFWASLEHKIYYKFEGEIPDKLSNELKEAAEIVHYLDAKMMRIKDEVNEFKEHEIEEKKLLARGLT
- a CDS encoding short-chain fatty acid transporter codes for the protein MLKASISLSNRIMQRYLPDPFLFVIILTFVVFALGMIFTGSSPVQMVQYFGEGFWSLLAFSMQMVLVLVTGYVLASSPLFKKGLHFLAKRAKTPGQAIVYVTLVSLLASWINWGFGLVIGALYAKELARQVKKVDYRLLIASAYSGFLVWHGGLAGSIPLTIATPDHFTADLIGIVSTNETIFSLFNLMIVASLFLLLPIINYFMSPSEDERVHIDPNLLEKGHVEAASLEEELTPAERLENSRIISLVISIVGLAYLVYYFVNAGFELNLNIVNFGFLFLGILFHGTPRHFLEAVSDAVKGASGIIIQFPFYAGIMGMMVASGLAAQLSQGFVSISNEFTFPFFAFLSAGIVNFFVPSGGGQWAVQAPIMLDAAKELGVSIPKTAMAVAWGDAWTNMIQPFWALPALAIAGLKAKDIMGYCFIVLIVSGVAISLGLVFIG
- the hpaB gene encoding 4-hydroxyphenylacetate 3-monooxygenase, oxygenase component, which produces MINGKEYIERIDALQNEVWIEGGRCSGKLSELAPFKGILKSKAALYDYQCQPANQKLFRYSTLDCKGDYSFSYHQPTSVEDLTNRRLATQEWARLSAGLMGRSPDYMNTLLMTLGYAAPHFARDQKAFGDNIKRLYEKAREKDLSITHTFINPQVNRSAGQYFDDTNVTAAKVVEEKEEGIVIKGARLLATQGGLTDELLVLPAGGYTLDDAYLFGFMIPSDTEGLKFICRESFCYRDSRFDHPLASQFEEIDSIVVFEDVLVPWECVFLYKDAQIVGEMEEATGMYTFLQFQAVCRQVVKVEYILGLCELMGEAIQIQEYEHIKLKMSEIITTLEIMKALLVASEVNSRLNQYGTLVPESQPLKAAIQYFSGVYPRLIEIIQLLGASGLISIPTEKDFNSGIQEDLAKYLQGANINAKERVQLFRMAWDFGMSAFGSRQTQFERFFFGDPIRLSTIHYNRYFTQPYVDMVQAFLEEREK
- a CDS encoding SurA N-terminal domain-containing protein, which codes for MRKLTYLFITGLLIVVLAACGGNEESSNDKKQEDTKTEEKAGEQEQPEVDEIDADKVVATVNDKEIKGEEFNALYTQSQMQYVQMGQEVPKDQLDQMKKQVAESMVGQELILQAAQEEGIKASDDKVKEELENVKKGFEDEKKFEAALKESDMTMEDLEKEIAKNIQYTKYIDQEIKVDEVSEEEMKEYYEKAKEQGSSEEMPAYEDVKPQIKEGLEGEQKNKKTQELIDKLKKDADVKINI